The sequence AGGATCATCGGACGGGCGTAAAATAGACTTGCCCGTTGCCATCATCTGATTGAGGCGTGCGATATCAGCGGTAGAATTTTGCAGGTTATGTAAGTTACTGGCATAGAGGTTGTGGGTACTGACTCTCATTGTGTATTCCTTAAATCTGATTCAAAAGCCCATACTTAAGTGGTGGGCAGCTGCGCCGACGGGTTAAATGTTGACTATGGTTTGAAACAGTTGATCGGCGGTGGCGATTACCTTGGCATTAGCTTGATAACTCTGTTGATAGATAATGAGGTTTACAGCCTCTTCATCCATATTGACTCCACTGGTGCTGGCCCATTGTGCCTGCGCCTCCATCTGAAGGCTGATGGCGGTGTCTTCACTGACCTGAGCCTGTCTCGATTCGGAGCCTAGTTTGCCCACCATGCTCGAATAGGCATCTCCCATAGAAGTCGTTACATCGATAGAGCCGAAGGTAAACTCAGTGTTAGCCAGCTCGATTAGCTCTTTTAGGTTGCTGTTATCTCCAGGCCCATCACCTTGACCGAAAGCAAGCATCTCTGCGGTAAAACCTTCGGTTACCTTGATGCTGCCAGCTGGATTATTAGGGTCATAGGTAAAGAGGTCTTGTGTCGGTGTACCACCGTTAAGATCGGTACCACCGTTAAGATCGGTACCGCCAGCAAGAATGGCATTGAACTCATCGGCAAAAGTCATCGCTAGTTCATCGTTAAATGCCATGGATTCCAGCAGGCTATTATCACGGTAATCGAGCATGGCGCCTAAGCTACCACCTACGTTCTCATCTAACGGGAAGCTGGAATCGCCAAACTTAATCGTGACGGTGCTTAGGGCTGGATTACTTGGATCTGGCTTTACTTCCAGTGTCGAAGCGGTAGTGCCTGAGAGCAGTGGCTGACCCTGGGCCAGGGAGATATTGACCATGCCATTTGATTCTTCGGTGACTCTGATATCAACCAGTTGAGCCAGATCATCTATCGCCGCATCTCTGGCATCGAGCAGTGAAGCTGGAATATCGGTACCGGAGCGCTGAATTTCTTGGTTAAATTTAGCAATAGATTCGAGCTGGGAGTTAATCTCTTTAGCCGATGCACCTATCTGTCCCTCAATCTGTGAAAGTTGTGAATTGAGCGAGTGGCTGATGGAGTTGAATCTCTGTCCCATAGCCTTAGCTTCACTCAAAGCACCCTGACGATAGGCAATATCACTGGGTTGCTCTAGTGATGAGTTTAGTGAGGCAAAGAGTTGATCTAGGCCGTAAGAGATATTATTGCCTTTAGAGCCGAAGATCTGCTCCACCTGACTGTAGTAACTATTTGTGACTCGGGCATAACCCACACCGCTGGTGGTGTTCCATAGCTGCGCAACTTCATATTGATCTGAGATCCGGCGTACCCCATCGACCTGAACGCCGGCTCCGCTACCATAGATACCGCCGCCTACAGAGCTCATCATCACCTGCTGGCGAGAGTAACCAGGTACCATGGCATTGGCGACATTATTTGAGGTTGCATTCAGGGCCGCCATACTCGATGTCAGTCCTGACATGCCGATATTAAGCATGCTCATAGGGTTTCCTTATCTGTTAAATTTATAGGTAGCAGAAGTCAGCGAGTGTAAGGCGTCTCTACTTATCGTTTGTATTGGTTAATTGAGGCACAATAAGTGCGGGTTGCATCGCCATTGTTGAGCCACTGTTCCCATTAAACTGAGCCGAGTTAGCCGCTTCACTTAATGGGGTCTCTTGTGTAGAGGCGACTGCTGTGGGTTGCGACTTAAGACCGACGCTTAATTGTTTTGTCATAACGCTGGCAAGGCCCGTGCTTTGCATCTGACTGAGGCGTCCTGCAAGTTCGGCGTCATGCCAATCTCGATACATGCCATCATTCTGCGAAGAGAGTGGACTATCACTGTCGGCCATTACGTCTGATGCACTGCGCATCTGCTTAAGCACATTTTGTAAAAATTGAGCTTCGAATTGCTGGCTAACCAGCTCGAGAGCGCCATGTTCACCATTGGCCTTGATCAAATCGCCTGCGTTGAGGTTGTTAAGGTAACTATGGGAATTTTCTAACTTCATTATATAACCACCAGTTCAGCTTCCAGGGCGCCCGCTTCATCCAGTGCCTGAAGTATTGCCATTAGATCCATAGGGGAGGCCCCTAAACTGTTTACAGCCCTGACGACTTCCTCTAATGCTATGCCTTCAGGCCAGACAAACATGTGACCATCTCCGGTGTCAATATCGACCTTACTGTCTGAAATTACTACAGTTTCACCTTGGCCCTGTCCCCACATTGGTGCATTCGGCTGGCTAACATATTCCTGTTCTATGATAGATACAGTCAGATTACCATGGCTTACAGCGGCTTTTCTGACGACGACATCTCCACCCATGACCACAGTGCCAGTTCGACTATTGAAGACAACGCGAGGGGATTTTCGGCCTTGTTCTATCTGCAACTCTTCGAGCATCGACATAAAGGTGACACGTTCTCTATTTGATTGTGGTGCCCGGATCCTTACTTTAGCGCTACTGTCGGCCTGAGCAACATCCGGCCCAAATAGGGCGTTGACCTGGCGCTCTATATTGCGAGCGGTCATAAAGCTTGGGGCCCTGAGATTAAGGACTATCTCCTCATTGTCATTGAAGTTACTCTCCATCGGGGCTTCCAACAGGGCACCATTGGGAATATTGCCGACAGTTGGCACATTGATAGTGACCGAAGTGCCGTTACGTCCTTGAGCCGATACGCCGCCTACTACTAAGTTACCCTGACCGACGGCGTAGATCTCACCATCGACCGCCCTTAACGGGGTCATCAAGAGTGTACCGCCACGTAGGCTCTTAGCATCTCCTAAGGATGAGACCGTTATATCGATAGTCTGCCCCGGGCTGGCAAGTGGTGGTACTGTGGCGTGCACCGCAACAGCTGCCACGTTCTTTAGCTTAGGGTCGATTCTTCCATCGACCTGAACGCCAAATTGTTTGAGCATGTTGACGATAGACTGGCTGGTAAATCGAACTTGGGTTCTGTCACCCGTGCCATCTAGGCCGACAACTAAACCATAACCAACAAGCTGGTTATCACGTATGCCTTGCACATCGACAATATCCATCAAGTATCGAGTCTGACCTGTGGCTTGAACTGGCGTATGATTGATGGCAAATACGAGGGTCACACTCGCAATAAATAGACTGATCTGTCTCATTGACTCACCCTTGTTGCAAGTGAAAGCTGTAAGCAAGATTCTTGCTTAGAAGTGTTCTGTATATCTTGTTTTGCATGGATATTTTCTTGCTTCATAGGGGGAACCAGGGGCTATTAAAGTATCGTGCAGCCCATCCCATGGCGTTACTGTCGGCTATTGCACCTTGGCCGCCATAGATGATACGAGCATCGGCGATTCTCTGTGAGGATATGGTGTTATCGTTACCGATATCATCGGTGCGGATAAGCCCTAACAAACGCAGGTATTCATCTCCCTGATTGAGCCTCAACCACTTCTCGCCACGTATAAGTAAGGCGCCGTTGGGGAGCACTTTGGCGACAGTTACCGTGATAGAACCCGAGAGTTGGTTCTGTTGAGTGCTAGAACCTGACCCTCTAAAGCCACGGGAAGCTGCGCCACTGCCACTTCCACTGAAGCTTTCACTGCCCGTAGAGGCTTGGCCGCCGAGAGACATATCTTGCTCTTTGTTTGCCTTAGTATCGGCTCGCTTACTGGAGTAGGTTTTTTCATCCAGAGCGACTGTGAGAATATCTCCCTCTCTGAAGGCACGTTTATCTTTGAACAGGGTTAGCATATAACCATGTCTGTAAACACTGCCGTCTTTCGCGTCCGGTAGGCTATAGTCAATCTCTGGCGGTGCCCATTCAGGTTCTCCCGGCTTGGTCTCTGGCTCAGGGAAGTGAGAGATACATCCAGATAAAAGTAATAACATCCCTATCCATAAGTGGCGCATCTGTTGTCCTTATCTATCTAATTGAATAAAAGGCTTAAAGCGCCTGATTGAGGAACTTCAACATGTCATCTGAGGCGGATACCACCTTGGCATTCATCTCATAGGCACGTTGAGTCGAGATCATTTCAACCATCTCTTCAACCACGTTAACGTTGGAACCTTCAAGAGCCCCCTGGCGTAGCTGGCCGATGGCCTGATCGCCTGCTACACCTTCAATTGCTGCTCCTGAGGCACCCGTTTCACGGTAAAGGTTATCGCCGCGAGACTCTAATCCCGCAGGATTGGTGAAGTTTGCCAAGGTGATCTGCCCCAACTCCTGGGATTCTGCTTGACCCGAGATCTGTGCACTGACTACACCATCTGTGGCGATTGTGATGGTTTGTGCATCTTCAGGGATCTCGATATTGGGAACTAGAGGTAAGCCTTGTGAAGTCACCATCAAGCCGTCGCTGTTACGATAGAATTGGCCGTCTCGGGTAAATGACAATTCACCATTTGGTTCCTCTATCTGGAAGAAACCTTGACCTTCGATGGCAAGGTCAAGTTGTTGATTGGTGGTTAGCAGGTCGCCAGTGGTAAATACTTTCTGGGTGCCTGCTACTCGAGTACCAGTTCCAAGCTGCAGGCCTGCAGGCAACTCGTTCAGTTCATCGACCTGACCGCCTGGTTGACGCTGTGTCTGATAGAAGAGATCGTTGAATGCCACACGATCACGCTTAAATCCTGTGGTATTCACGTTTGCCAGGTTGTTGGCTATGGTGGTCATCTTGATATCTTGAGCCGTGAGGCCGGTTTTACTCACCCATAACGAGGATTGCATTTTTATTCCTTAATTCTTTAACTGATAAATGTGCCTATCTCTTAGGCGTTACGGATCAACCTGTTACCTGCTTCGGCTAACTTTTCTGCGGTCTTCATTAGTTTGACCTGAACTTCAAATTGGCGACTGAGATCCATTGAAGCGATGAGTTCATTGACCGCATTGACGTTACTGGCTTCTAAGAAGCCACTGTCTACTCGTACTTCTTCACTGGCTGGTAAGATGTTACCGTCACGGCTGTAAAACATGCCGTCCAGTCCTTTATCTACGGCATTCAGTTCAGGCTTGACCAACTTGAGTAGACCCACCTCTTCGATGATGCCGCCTTCGGCTGCAACTACGCTGATCCTGCCATCATCACCGATAAAGAGTTGTCGATATTCGGGTAGAACTATGGGGCCATCGATGCCAGCCACAGGCCGGCCATCTATGGTGAGTTGACCATTGGTATCGGGAACCAGATTGCCGGAGCGGGTGTAAGCTTCCCCTTGTTCTGTCATCACGGTAAACAAGCCTTGATCACGAATGGCAAGGTCTAAGGTTCTGCCTGTGGGGTTCATCGCACCAGCTTGTTGGCTAAAGCCACTACTCTCGGTTTGCGCCATCACCCGTGTGTGCAGACTGTTTCCCGTAGGAGCGAGTACCTTGGCATTGACGCGCTCAAGGTCGGCCTTAAATCCAGTGGTTTCGGCGTTGGCTAAGTTATTGGCACGTATGGTTTGTGCTTCCATAACCCTAGCCGCCCCCGTTGCCGCCGTGTATAGCATCTTATCCATGGTCAGATCCTTTAAATGGCATTAAGCAGTGATTGCTGCATGCTGGCATTGGTCTGTAGAACTTTGGCATTTGATTGATAGTTGCGCTGGGCAGTCATCAGGTTAACCATCTCTGCCGTTTGGTCGACATTAGAGCCTTCGAGGTAGCCGCCGAAAACAGCACCGAAGGTTCCTGTTCCCGGAGTGCCTATCATGGGCTGGCCAGCGGCATTAGTGGCGGTCCAGGCGTTTTGGCTGGCCGGTGTAAGGCCGTTAGGATTGTTGAATGATGCCAATACCACCTGGCCTTGGGTTTGCTCCTGTCCATTGGTATAAGTGCCAAAAAGTATGCCGTCTTCATCGATGCGTATGCCGTTAAGGTCGCCCGAAGTATAGCCATTTTGTGTCAGACTGGAGTTGTTGTAATCAGAGGCGTATTGGGTGCTCTTGTCATAGCTAAGTGCGAGACTCAGGGCTGATGCGCCGCCGACAATATCTGGGTCGGCAATATTAAGAGTCAGGCTGTCACCGGTTATCAGGTTACCGTCAGAATCAAACTCCAAAGAGTGACCACCCGGTGGAGTGACTTCTTCACCGTCCATCATGTAGTGAACCTGCCATTGGTTATCGCCGGTTTTGACATAATATTGGGTCAAAGCATGTTCTTTACCTAAAGAGTCATAAGCCGTGACAGTACCCGATGAGTGGTAAGTCGAGGCATCATCAGCATCGAATGGATTTGCCGTTTGATCAATTTTTTCGACTCGGGCATCTAAATTAGAGACCTGACCTATGTTGGTGGTCGCTTTTGCCGCGAGTGAACCCGAGTGAACCTGTAGATCACTCACATTACCCGTCTGTAGCTGACCATTAGCACCCACTGTATAGCCTTGAACCCGGTTACCGGCAGGATCGACCACATAACCGTCTGCATCTTGGTTGAACATACCCGCTCTGGAGTAGAGCGTAGTACCATCAGTGGCTGACAACATAAAGAAGCCATCGCCTTCGATGCCCATATCCAGCTCGCGACCCGTATAGGCTAAGCCACCGCCCATGGAGAAGTTCTGGCTGGTGGACATGACGTTGACACCACCGGGTTGACCGCCGTTATAGATGGCTGAAAACTCGCTGCGACCACCTCTGAAACCAACGGTTGATGAGTTGGCGATATTGTTACTTATGGTATTAAGATCTTGGGTGGTTGCTTGCAATCCACTCAGTGCAATATTAAATGACATTCGGTTTATCCTTGAATTAATCGTTATTGTGCTTTTAATCTTTAGCTAACGTAATGTTATGAAACTTCAGATATATCCAATACTGATACTGTGCCTAAGCCATTACCAAGCTCAGCCATCATCACGCCGGATGCACTGACGAAGTGGACTTTTTCTATGGTAGCCTTGATGAAGGTATCGGCGGTGAGGGTATCTTCGCCATCGGTAGCCTTAGCTTTGATGGCATACTCGCCTGGAGGTAGGTCTAATTTGTCAGGATCTATGGTGAAAGCGATGTCACCAGTTTCCTGTGAACCTAAATCGATAGTGGCGACCACTTCACCATCTTTATCGGTGATCTCTAGCGTTAGCTCTTCAGTGGTATTCTCAAGATAGATCTTGCCATCAATAGCGTCTGTATCGATCTCAAACTCAGAGGCCGGGACCATGGCACTTTTACCAATCAACTGCGCCGATTGCACTATGCCTAGGTTCTCCATCATGATCATGCTCATCCCCTGATTGGCTCGCATCATCTCCAGACTTTCTACTTGAGATATTTGCGCCATCTGGGTGACAAACTCATTATTATCTATGGGGCTAGTCGGATCCTGATTTTGAATAGAGGCGAGCATCAAGGTTAAAAAATCATTTTTGATTGTTGCTGCATTACCATCTGACGAGCTAGTGCTGGTCGATTGTGTGGCTCCACCTGAGGATGCTTTTATCTCCGGATTGTTACTCTGCTTGGTTTCATTTTGATTTGAAACAGTATTGATACTCATCTTAATTGCTTCCTAATTGCAGCAGACCCTGCTGCATAGAGCGGGCACGGTTCATCACTTCTACATTGGTTTCGAAAGATCGACTCGCAGCCATCATGTCGGCCATTTCATCGACTGTGTTCACATTCGAATAAGCCACATAACCTTGCTCATCGGCGTAGGGATGGTTTGGCTCATAACGCATATCCAATGGTGCATCGGCTTCGACAATGGCAGAGACTTCCACATGGGCACCCGAAAGTTGCCCTTCCTGAGTTTGTTTGTAGATGGTTGAGAACACGGGCTTGAGTGCTCTGAATGCTGTTTCCGGTGTTTCAGCGGCAGCACCTGCGTTTGCTAGATTACTCGCGACTGTGTTGAGACGTATTGTTTGAGCGTGCATGCCTGCACCTGCAATATCGTAGATCTCTCCAAAAGACATAGTTACAGCTCCTACTGGCCTTCGATGGCGGACTTAAGCCCGGAAATTTTCATGTTGAGAAATGTGAGACTGGTTTGGTAGTCCATCGCATTTCGCGAGTATCTAGCCTGCTCTTTACCTAGCTCAACGGTATTTTGATCCCCGGATGTCTGATAGGGCACTCGGTAGGCTGCTTGATAACTTCTATCGTGGCCCATTCCCGCATTGATCTGAGTCATTACAGTCTTGAAGTCGAGATCTCTGGCCTTGTAGCCAGGGGTCTCAGCGTTGGCTAGATTACCTGCCAGCATCTTGCTACGCTCGACGCGAAAATCGAGTGTTTGTGGGTGTATGCCAAGTGCGGCATCGAGGTTGATAGCCATCGCGACTCCTAGTAGTGTATGTTCGGTTTCTTTCTTGTTGTTGCTACGTTACAAATTACGTGCCAATTATGTTTGTTGAGGTTTTTTAATGGCTTGCAGTTGTTTTTATAAGTGGAACGGAACTCTTCTTTCCTGTTTGTTTATCTTGTTGTCGTCTCTGCTTCCGCTATCTTTGTCACTGGGAAGTGTCTTATCGGTCAATGAACAAATCGAGGCTGAATTTACTCAGCTGATTGCCCGGGAGCTTAAGCAGTGGCAGCAGCAGAGTGGAGTGAAAAGCCTGCATCATGAAGTTGCTATTAGGGTGCCTTCCGGAGCGGCAAATTTAGAGGTTTGTTCTGACGCTTTGACGATAGATGGAGCTACTGGGCTTGCTTTTGGCAATATTCAGAGACGTATTGAATGTCGTCCCCAAGGTTGGTCTATGTTTGTACGTGCCAATGTCAAGGTAAGGGTTTCGATCCCTGTTGCTAACCGAGCGATGAAGCGGGGTGAATTGGTGAGTAGGAGTGATCTGGATTGGCTGTCGATCACCCTTCGTTCCTCTGACAGAAATCTAGCGACTCGACTCGATGAGATAGTTGGTCGGCAGGTGATCCGAGGTCTGCGTCGTCACAAGGCGATACAAGTTCAAAGTCTTAGTGCACCACAGTGGGTAAATATTGGGGATAAGGTCATTATCGAGGCTCGAAGCGATGGTTTCTATGCCAACATGAAGGGGGAAGCTCTGGAGTCTGGTGGAGAGGGGCAGGCGATTAGGGTAAAAAACTTAAGTTCTGGCAAGGTCATCACCGCTTATCCAACCGCCAAAGGCCGGGTGGCGACGCAGTTTTAATATTCAATGCTATAGCTGCTATAAAGTCTGCCTTATTTATGAGTATTTGCTTCTTGTTTTTTTAGTCTAGATGCTTTTGGGTCGCTTTAAGGGAGTAACGACCATTACTTTCGGTGAAACAGATGGAAATTCAAAAGATAAACAGTGCTATCAGCAC is a genomic window of Shewanella psychrophila containing:
- the flgG gene encoding flagellar basal-body rod protein FlgG, whose translation is MQSSLWVSKTGLTAQDIKMTTIANNLANVNTTGFKRDRVAFNDLFYQTQRQPGGQVDELNELPAGLQLGTGTRVAGTQKVFTTGDLLTTNQQLDLAIEGQGFFQIEEPNGELSFTRDGQFYRNSDGLMVTSQGLPLVPNIEIPEDAQTITIATDGVVSAQISGQAESQELGQITLANFTNPAGLESRGDNLYRETGASGAAIEGVAGDQAIGQLRQGALEGSNVNVVEEMVEMISTQRAYEMNAKVVSASDDMLKFLNQAL
- a CDS encoding rod-binding protein, translating into MKLENSHSYLNNLNAGDLIKANGEHGALELVSQQFEAQFLQNVLKQMRSASDVMADSDSPLSSQNDGMYRDWHDAELAGRLSQMQSTGLASVMTKQLSVGLKSQPTAVASTQETPLSEAANSAQFNGNSGSTMAMQPALIVPQLTNTNDK
- a CDS encoding flagellar hook assembly protein FlgD, coding for MSINTVSNQNETKQSNNPEIKASSGGATQSTSTSSSDGNAATIKNDFLTLMLASIQNQDPTSPIDNNEFVTQMAQISQVESLEMMRANQGMSMIMMENLGIVQSAQLIGKSAMVPASEFEIDTDAIDGKIYLENTTEELTLEITDKDGEVVATIDLGSQETGDIAFTIDPDKLDLPPGEYAIKAKATDGEDTLTADTFIKATIEKVHFVSASGVMMAELGNGLGTVSVLDISEVS
- a CDS encoding flagellar basal body rod protein FlgB; its protein translation is MAINLDAALGIHPQTLDFRVERSKMLAGNLANAETPGYKARDLDFKTVMTQINAGMGHDRSYQAAYRVPYQTSGDQNTVELGKEQARYSRNAMDYQTSLTFLNMKISGLKSAIEGQ
- the flgK gene encoding flagellar hook-associated protein FlgK → MSMLNIGMSGLTSSMAALNATSNNVANAMVPGYSRQQVMMSSVGGGIYGSGAGVQVDGVRRISDQYEVAQLWNTTSGVGYARVTNSYYSQVEQIFGSKGNNISYGLDQLFASLNSSLEQPSDIAYRQGALSEAKAMGQRFNSISHSLNSQLSQIEGQIGASAKEINSQLESIAKFNQEIQRSGTDIPASLLDARDAAIDDLAQLVDIRVTEESNGMVNISLAQGQPLLSGTTASTLEVKPDPSNPALSTVTIKFGDSSFPLDENVGGSLGAMLDYRDNSLLESMAFNDELAMTFADEFNAILAGGTDLNGGTDLNGGTPTQDLFTYDPNNPAGSIKVTEGFTAEMLAFGQGDGPGDNSNLKELIELANTEFTFGSIDVTTSMGDAYSSMVGKLGSESRQAQVSEDTAISLQMEAQAQWASTSGVNMDEEAVNLIIYQQSYQANAKVIATADQLFQTIVNI
- a CDS encoding flagellar basal body rod protein FlgF is translated as MDKMLYTAATGAARVMEAQTIRANNLANAETTGFKADLERVNAKVLAPTGNSLHTRVMAQTESSGFSQQAGAMNPTGRTLDLAIRDQGLFTVMTEQGEAYTRSGNLVPDTNGQLTIDGRPVAGIDGPIVLPEYRQLFIGDDGRISVVAAEGGIIEEVGLLKLVKPELNAVDKGLDGMFYSRDGNILPASEEVRVDSGFLEASNVNAVNELIASMDLSRQFEVQVKLMKTAEKLAEAGNRLIRNA
- a CDS encoding flagellar basal body P-ring protein FlgI, encoding MDIVDVQGIRDNQLVGYGLVVGLDGTGDRTQVRFTSQSIVNMLKQFGVQVDGRIDPKLKNVAAVAVHATVPPLASPGQTIDITVSSLGDAKSLRGGTLLMTPLRAVDGEIYAVGQGNLVVGGVSAQGRNGTSVTINVPTVGNIPNGALLEAPMESNFNDNEEIVLNLRAPSFMTARNIERQVNALFGPDVAQADSSAKVRIRAPQSNRERVTFMSMLEELQIEQGRKSPRVVFNSRTGTVVMGGDVVVRKAAVSHGNLTVSIIEQEYVSQPNAPMWGQGQGETVVISDSKVDIDTGDGHMFVWPEGIALEEVVRAVNSLGASPMDLMAILQALDEAGALEAELVVI
- the flgH gene encoding flagellar basal body L-ring protein FlgH, whose product is MRHLWIGMLLLLSGCISHFPEPETKPGEPEWAPPEIDYSLPDAKDGSVYRHGYMLTLFKDKRAFREGDILTVALDEKTYSSKRADTKANKEQDMSLGGQASTGSESFSGSGSGAASRGFRGSGSSTQQNQLSGSITVTVAKVLPNGALLIRGEKWLRLNQGDEYLRLLGLIRTDDIGNDNTISSQRIADARIIYGGQGAIADSNAMGWAARYFNSPWFPL
- the flgC gene encoding flagellar basal body rod protein FlgC, with amino-acid sequence MSFGEIYDIAGAGMHAQTIRLNTVASNLANAGAAAETPETAFRALKPVFSTIYKQTQEGQLSGAHVEVSAIVEADAPLDMRYEPNHPYADEQGYVAYSNVNTVDEMADMMAASRSFETNVEVMNRARSMQQGLLQLGSN
- the flgE gene encoding flagellar hook protein FlgE, which gives rise to MSFNIALSGLQATTQDLNTISNNIANSSTVGFRGGRSEFSAIYNGGQPGGVNVMSTSQNFSMGGGLAYTGRELDMGIEGDGFFMLSATDGTTLYSRAGMFNQDADGYVVDPAGNRVQGYTVGANGQLQTGNVSDLQVHSGSLAAKATTNIGQVSNLDARVEKIDQTANPFDADDASTYHSSGTVTAYDSLGKEHALTQYYVKTGDNQWQVHYMMDGEEVTPPGGHSLEFDSDGNLITGDSLTLNIADPDIVGGASALSLALSYDKSTQYASDYNNSSLTQNGYTSGDLNGIRIDEDGILFGTYTNGQEQTQGQVVLASFNNPNGLTPASQNAWTATNAAGQPMIGTPGTGTFGAVFGGYLEGSNVDQTAEMVNLMTAQRNYQSNAKVLQTNASMQQSLLNAI
- the flgA gene encoding flagellar basal body P-ring formation chaperone FlgA, which produces MACSCFYKWNGTLLSCLFILLSSLLPLSLSLGSVLSVNEQIEAEFTQLIARELKQWQQQSGVKSLHHEVAIRVPSGAANLEVCSDALTIDGATGLAFGNIQRRIECRPQGWSMFVRANVKVRVSIPVANRAMKRGELVSRSDLDWLSITLRSSDRNLATRLDEIVGRQVIRGLRRHKAIQVQSLSAPQWVNIGDKVIIEARSDGFYANMKGEALESGGEGQAIRVKNLSSGKVITAYPTAKGRVATQF